In the Halorubrum ruber genome, TCTCGGGAAGGACCGTCAGGATGAGCCCGTTGACGAAGAGGTCGTCGTCCTCGGCCATCGCGCCGACGGCGGCCGACCCGATACCGCGCTCCGCGTAGCCTGCGCCCAGCGCCGCGAGCCCGACGGCGAGCGCCGCCGCGGCGTTGGGGTCAGTCAGCGTTCCACCGGTCGACAGTACGAGGTTCCCGAGTTCGTTGGTAGCTTCAAACATTGGTAGTAGTTGCTGTTGCTCGTCTCCGAACGGTTGCTATTTGCCCCCAGAGGAGTCATAAAGCTTCCCAAAACGATCGAACGGAATCCGGGAGAACGGCGGGGAAAGCGGGTGCTATTCGCGTCAAAACCCGACTGGATTGCCGGGTTCGACCGCAGGCGAAGCGGCGAGACCGACCGTCGGCCGGAGACCGGTCCGGCCGTCAGTCGTCGCGGGTGTACTTCCGGTCGCGACCGAACGGCAGGTACGCGCGGCCGCCGCCCTCGTAGAAGTTCCCGAAGAACTCCACGTATTCGAGGCGGACCGCCTGAATGCCGGCGGAGGTGACCCCGAGCAGCAGGACGACGAGGTGGCCGACGAGCGCGACGACGATCCCGCCCACGAGGGCGACGACGCCGACCGCGCCGATCGAGGCGGGGTCGAACGCCGTGGTGATCCCGGCGAAGACGAGCTCGTAGTCCGCGGTGTTTTGCACTTCAGCGAGGTAGTCGGCGCTGAAGATGAAGTGGAAGCTCCCGTCGCCGCCGTCGTCGATGTACGCGCCGAACGCGAGCAGGTTCACCGCGAGCGCCATCCCGCCCTTCGCGAGCAGGACGGCCATCAGCCGGGCGTACGAGATGACGTTGACGACGGGCGAGAGGAACTCGGCCAGCTCCGGCGGCTCGCCGATCCCGAGCAGGACGAGCCCGAGCACCGCGGCGGCCGCGCCGGCCCAGCCGATCAGGACCGGGAACCCGCTGAACGAGACGGCGCCGAACGTCAGGGTCGAGACGGCCTCGAACAGGAAGTCGGGCTTCGAGTTGGGGAACACTTGGCTGAAGATCCAGATCCACGCGCCGTTGAGGATCAGCAGCCACGAGCCGGCCTCGTAGACGGCGTGTTTGATGCCGTGCTGCTGGAGCGTGCTCACGAACGAGAGGACGTGACCGATGTTGAGGTGGACGATGCCGAACACCACGCTCACGACGAGGAAGGAGAGCCCCCAGTTGAGGTCGGCGGGCGAGAGCCCCTTCCCGGCGACCGGCCAGTGGATCCCGAGCAGCTGGTAGGCGTGGTAGCCGAACACGTCGATGCCGAAGTAGATCCCGAACAGTATCGTGAAGCCGCCGGCCCACATCGCGACGGAGCCGAGCTCGCGGAACGCGCCCTCGTAGTTCGAGTACATGAAGAGCCCGATGGCGGCGTAGAGGACGCCGTAGCCGACGTCGCCGATCATGAACCCGAACATCGCCGGGAACGTGAGGAAGACCAGAAGCGTCGGGTCGAACTCCGAGTACTTCGGCCGCCCGAACGCCTGAACGAGAAGTTCGAACGGACCGGCCGCGCCCCCGTTGTCCTGGACGACCGGCGGGTCGTCGGAGCCGTGCGCCGCGTGGCCGCCGTCGGTGGCGACCGCCGCTTCCGTCTCGCGTTCCGCGTCCGCAGCGCTCTCCCCCGCGGATCCGCCACTCTCGTCGTCGACCG is a window encoding:
- a CDS encoding V-type ATP synthase subunit I, whose translation is MSRVSVTGSKRVIDDVIEAAYAHHSLHVTDYDDRYEGFDPGTSLEGAETVNERLVTVRSLESILDVDEGDADVARSLDDDELVDELDRVRGRVNELNDERDELQAAIRDRQEEIDRLEPFAELGIDLEYLRGYDSVEVVVGEAKPAAVEAALEDADSIDVFDVFAGGDVVAIVARPTDPDAEGVVQDALVGVDIALLDVPDADASPEEYVAELEAEQADLRDELDAVERELESVKEEAAGFLLRAEEELTIEAEKKEAPLSFATTENAFVAEGWVPTESYPDFEAAVVDAVGDHVEVEELERASFTPDGDHHTESVDDESGGSAGESAADAERETEAAVATDGGHAAHGSDDPPVVQDNGGAAGPFELLVQAFGRPKYSEFDPTLLVFLTFPAMFGFMIGDVGYGVLYAAIGLFMYSNYEGAFRELGSVAMWAGGFTILFGIYFGIDVFGYHAYQLLGIHWPVAGKGLSPADLNWGLSFLVVSVVFGIVHLNIGHVLSFVSTLQQHGIKHAVYEAGSWLLILNGAWIWIFSQVFPNSKPDFLFEAVSTLTFGAVSFSGFPVLIGWAGAAAAVLGLVLLGIGEPPELAEFLSPVVNVISYARLMAVLLAKGGMALAVNLLAFGAYIDDGGDGSFHFIFSADYLAEVQNTADYELVFAGITTAFDPASIGAVGVVALVGGIVVALVGHLVVLLLGVTSAGIQAVRLEYVEFFGNFYEGGGRAYLPFGRDRKYTRDD